In the Danaus plexippus chromosome 4, MEX_DaPlex, whole genome shotgun sequence genome, one interval contains:
- the LOC116768795 gene encoding protein phosphatase 1 regulatory subunit 14B isoform X2, producing the protein MSLFFKFRSGSRSSSSRSGGGMECGVAAPGGFSRPHPSHPQHPALSPTERSPAKAGLHVNFSDKGEVKERREKFLTAKYGSHQMALIRKRLAVEMWLYDELQKLYEVPSEAAAGGGAGAATGAGASTEVEVDIDELLDMDSDDIRRRHLTTLLAEAKKPQKDVHKFINELLEKAKTL; encoded by the exons ATGTCGCTGTTCTTCAAGTTCAGGAGTGGT AGTCGCAGCAGCAGCAGTAGGAGCGGCGGCGGCATGGAGTGCGGCGTGGCGGCACCGGGAGGATTCTCGCGGCCGCACCCCTCACACCCTCAACACCCGGCACTTTCTCCCACCGAACGCTCGCCGGCTAAAGCTGGACTTCACGTTAACTTTAGTGACAAGGGCGAG GTGAAGGAGCGACGGGAGAAGTTTTTAACAGCGAAATATGGAAGTCACCAGATGGCCCTGATACGTAAGAGACTAGCTGTTGAAATGTGGCTTTACGACGAGCTGCAAAAGCTTTATGAAGTCCCG AGCGAGGCGGCGGCGGGAGGGGGAGCGGGGGCGGCTACAGGAGCGGGAGCGAGCACGGAGGTGGAGGTTGATATCGACGAGCTGCTGGACATGGACAGCGATGACATCCGCCGCAGACATCTCACG ACGTTACTGGCTGAAGCTAAGAAACCTCAAAAAGATGTTCAT AAATTCATTAATGAGTTATTAGAGAAGGCCAAAACCCTGTAA
- the LOC116768795 gene encoding protein phosphatase 1 regulatory subunit 14B isoform X3 — protein MECGVAAPGGFSRPHPSHPQHPALSPTERSPAKAGLHVNFSDKGEVKERREKFLTAKYGSHQMALIRKRLAVEMWLYDELQKLYEVPSEAAAGGGAGAATGAGASTEVEVDIDELLDMDSDDIRRRHLTTLLAEAKKPQKDVHKFINELLEKAKTL, from the exons ATGGAGTGCGGCGTGGCGGCACCGGGAGGATTCTCGCGGCCGCACCCCTCACACCCTCAACACCCGGCACTTTCTCCCACCGAACGCTCGCCGGCTAAAGCTGGACTTCACGTTAACTTTAGTGACAAGGGCGAG GTGAAGGAGCGACGGGAGAAGTTTTTAACAGCGAAATATGGAAGTCACCAGATGGCCCTGATACGTAAGAGACTAGCTGTTGAAATGTGGCTTTACGACGAGCTGCAAAAGCTTTATGAAGTCCCG AGCGAGGCGGCGGCGGGAGGGGGAGCGGGGGCGGCTACAGGAGCGGGAGCGAGCACGGAGGTGGAGGTTGATATCGACGAGCTGCTGGACATGGACAGCGATGACATCCGCCGCAGACATCTCACG ACGTTACTGGCTGAAGCTAAGAAACCTCAAAAAGATGTTCAT AAATTCATTAATGAGTTATTAGAGAAGGCCAAAACCCTGTAA
- the LOC116768795 gene encoding protein phosphatase 1 regulatory subunit 14B isoform X1: MLIHFEDEFCAVQLNDQPDQSEVFTSLVTRFTQSRSSSSRSGGGMECGVAAPGGFSRPHPSHPQHPALSPTERSPAKAGLHVNFSDKGEVKERREKFLTAKYGSHQMALIRKRLAVEMWLYDELQKLYEVPSEAAAGGGAGAATGAGASTEVEVDIDELLDMDSDDIRRRHLTTLLAEAKKPQKDVHKFINELLEKAKTL; this comes from the exons ATGTTAATTCACTTCGAGGACGAGTTCTGTGCCGTTCAGTTAAACGATCAGCCTGATCAGTCTGAAGTGTTTACATCTCTTGTTACTCGCTTTACTCAG AGTCGCAGCAGCAGCAGTAGGAGCGGCGGCGGCATGGAGTGCGGCGTGGCGGCACCGGGAGGATTCTCGCGGCCGCACCCCTCACACCCTCAACACCCGGCACTTTCTCCCACCGAACGCTCGCCGGCTAAAGCTGGACTTCACGTTAACTTTAGTGACAAGGGCGAG GTGAAGGAGCGACGGGAGAAGTTTTTAACAGCGAAATATGGAAGTCACCAGATGGCCCTGATACGTAAGAGACTAGCTGTTGAAATGTGGCTTTACGACGAGCTGCAAAAGCTTTATGAAGTCCCG AGCGAGGCGGCGGCGGGAGGGGGAGCGGGGGCGGCTACAGGAGCGGGAGCGAGCACGGAGGTGGAGGTTGATATCGACGAGCTGCTGGACATGGACAGCGATGACATCCGCCGCAGACATCTCACG ACGTTACTGGCTGAAGCTAAGAAACCTCAAAAAGATGTTCAT AAATTCATTAATGAGTTATTAGAGAAGGCCAAAACCCTGTAA
- the LOC116768794 gene encoding uncharacterized protein LOC116768794: MTVIVMGTRAWVWWLVVGAACSRELDPGSCVARFDVQRDKIIRTEESREMGARYLSELDVGARSECLRLCCETDSCDVFVFEEKSPGSCYLFSCGPPEDFRCKFTAHGNFSSGVLAISRRLAELQDSERLATHERELANLRNPTSTTLTTTLAARRTEPPPPQPPQPPQSPTARPCSRYQFECRRGGECIAVYNACDGVPQCADGSDEAPELDCPTSPPPPSPPASPLPPAPRMPLSPPSTTLASVVSRPPPPPLTQALSDNRFTGVVPAEGDLLDGAESWPRRLAQAQPHRYAGGGAAGAGGSHIFSHKGGLLQESSFDPALPPAWPRRPWTPQLTAPVSDMESERAWGGYGREWPDVEPRRAWPVSRPETDVQMYLSSKTMPEMPMIYSSQQQTLRDGPKKGFEIRNKNALDFPSEPPPRRLPPSTLDLREENRPIVLENTTKKKLLKEKEVDLNNEHQNVVAGRVPAPSGAEAARAAGGGGSAGVAREPAALQARTRWANDEHDGLSEHPPAAVLLLVLGSLMTACLAGLAVCRARASRRRRRSHPRLALDADYLVNGMYL; encoded by the exons ATGACAGTGATTGTGATGGGTACACGGGCCTGGGTGTGGTGGCTGGTGGTGGGGGCCGCGTGCTCCCGGGAACTGGACCCCGGCTCGTGCGTCGCGCGTTTCGACGTCCAGCGAGATAAGATCATTCGCACGGAGGAGTCCCGGGAGATGGGGGCGAGGTATCTCTCCGAGCTCGACGTGGGCGCGCGGTCCGAGTGTCTGCGGCTCTGCTGTGAGACAGACTCCTGTGACGTCTTCGTCTTCGAAGAGAAG AGTCCTGGCAGCTGCTACCTGTTCAGCTGCGGCCCGCCCGAGGACTTCCGCTGTAAGTTCACGGCTCACGGGAACTTCAGCAGCGGCGTGCTGGCCATCAGCCGCCGCCTCGCCGAGCTTCAGGACAGTGAGCGACTCGCAACGCACGAGAGAGAACTGGCCAACTTACG GAACCCCACCAGCACGACACTGACCACGACCCTGGCGGCGCGCAGGACGGAGCCTCCGCCGCCCCAGCCGCCCCAGCCGCCCCAGTCGCCCACAGCta GACCCTGCAGTCGCTACCAGTTCGAGTGTCGTCGCGGCGGCGAGTGTATCGCCGTGTACAACGCCTGCGACGGCGTGCCGCAGTGCGCGGACGGCAGTGACGAGGCGCCCGAGCTGGACTGTCCTACGTCACCTCCGCCTCCGTCACCGCCGGCGTCTCCCCTGCCGCCCGCTCCGCGTATGCCGCTCTCGCCGCCCTCCACGACCTTAGCCTCGGTCGTCAGCAGaccgccgccgccgcccctCACACAG GCTCTATCAGACAACCGGTTCACGGGGGTCGTGCCGGCAGAGGGCGACTTGCTCGACGGAGCGGAGTCCTGGCCGAGGCGACTGGCGCAGGCTCAGCCGCATCGATACGCGGGGG GCGGGGCGGCCGGAGCGGGCGGATCGCACATCTTCAGTCACAAAGGCGGACTGCTCCAAGAGAGCTCCTTCGACCCGGCGCTGCCTCCCGCCTGGCCGCGCCGGCCCTGGACTCCGCAGCTGACGGCTCCGG tttCAGACATGGAGTCGGAGCGCGCGTGGGGCGGGTACGGACGCGAATGGCCCGACGTGGAGCCCCGACGAGCTTGGCCCGTGTCGCGGCCAGAGACC gacgtacaaatgtatttatctTCTAAAACTATGCCGGAAATGCCCATGATATATTCGAGTCAACAGCAGACGCTACGGGACGGACCCAAAAAAGGCTTCGAGATAAGGAACAAAAACGCATTGGATTTCCCGAGCGAGCCTCCGCCGCGCCGTCTGCCCCCCTCCACGCTCGACCTGAGAGAGGAGAACAGGCCTATAGTCTTAGAAAACACGACGAAGAAGAAGCTTCTAAAAGAAAAG gagGTGGATTTAAACAACGAACATCAAAATGTAGTAGCTGGCCGCGTCCCGGCTCCGAGCGGCGCGGAGGCTGCGAGGGCCGCGGGGGGCGGCGGGAGTGCGGGGGTCGCGAGGGAGCCCGCCGCACTGCAGGCTCGCACGCGCTGGGCCAACGACGAGCACGACGGTCTCAGCGAGCACCCTCCCGCCGCCGTGCTGCTGCTGGTTCTCG GCTCGCTGATGACGGCCTGCCTGGCGGGCCTGGCCGTGTGCCGCGCGCGAGCCtcccgccgccgccgccgctcTCACCCGCGCCTGGCGCTGGACGCCGATTACCTCGTCAACGGCATGTACCTGTAG